From Bradyrhizobium sp. NDS-1, the proteins below share one genomic window:
- a CDS encoding FliH/SctL family protein has translation MAAPAKFLFDTDFAAPERATREKAATAAEIAQKVAEAEARAYQDGFAAGQREAKAESDRRVALAMEEINIGIRGIATGISNIESKMETEAVDVAVAVARKLCADLVAAEPLGEIVALVKDCFSHLVATPHLVVRVNDALYDAARDKIERLAKQSGFEGRLVILAEPEIATGDCRIEWADGGVVLERGAIAAKIDEMVGRYVASRRGS, from the coding sequence ATGGCCGCTCCGGCGAAATTCCTGTTCGATACCGACTTCGCGGCGCCCGAGCGGGCGACGCGCGAGAAGGCCGCGACCGCCGCCGAGATCGCCCAGAAGGTCGCGGAAGCCGAAGCGCGCGCCTACCAGGACGGCTTTGCCGCCGGCCAGCGCGAAGCCAAGGCCGAGAGCGACCGCCGCGTCGCACTCGCCATGGAAGAGATCAACATCGGCATTCGCGGCATCGCGACCGGTATCAGCAACATCGAATCCAAGATGGAAACCGAAGCCGTCGACGTCGCGGTCGCGGTCGCGCGCAAGCTGTGCGCCGACCTCGTCGCCGCGGAGCCGCTCGGCGAGATCGTCGCGCTGGTCAAGGACTGTTTCTCGCATCTGGTCGCGACGCCGCATCTCGTCGTCCGCGTCAACGATGCGCTCTACGACGCGGCCCGCGACAAGATCGAGCGGCTTGCCAAGCAGAGCGGCTTCGAAGGCCGGCTGGTGATCCTGGCCGAGCCGGAAATTGCCACCGGCGACTGCCGGATCGAATGGGCCGATGGCGGCGTCGTGCTGGAGCGCGGCGCCATCGCGGCCAAGATCGACGAAATGGTCGGACGCTACGTCGCGTCCCGCAGGGGGAGTTAA
- the fliN gene encoding flagellar motor switch protein FliN — MSDTDGQVPLPDLNGPMPPASTDVGYNEDEYAARAAADLEAVFDVPVQVSAVLGRSKMDVSELLKLGPGTVLELDRRVGEAIDIYVNNKLVARGEVVLVEDKLGVTMTEIIKTERT, encoded by the coding sequence ATGAGCGACACCGACGGACAGGTCCCGCTGCCCGATCTCAACGGCCCGATGCCGCCTGCCAGCACGGACGTCGGCTACAACGAGGACGAATATGCGGCACGTGCCGCCGCCGACCTCGAGGCCGTGTTCGACGTGCCGGTCCAGGTCTCGGCGGTGCTCGGCCGCTCCAAGATGGACGTCAGCGAGTTGTTGAAGCTCGGGCCCGGCACCGTGCTCGAGCTCGACCGCCGCGTCGGCGAGGCCATCGACATCTACGTCAACAACAAGCTGGTCGCCCGCGGCGAAGTCGTCCTGGTCGAGGACAAGCTCGGCGTGACCATGACCGAAATCATCAAGACCGAACGCACGTAA
- a CDS encoding sigma-54 interaction domain-containing protein has product MRLLIVGTLKGQLTTATKIAMDNGATVTHAEDHEQAMRVLRGGKGADLLLVDVALDIRDLVMRLEAEHIHAPIVACGITNDARAAVAAIHAGAKEYIPLPPDPELIAAVLAAVANDSRELVYRDEAMAKVIKLAQQIAGSDASVMITGESGTGKEVLARYVHTRSARAKRPFISINCAAIPEHLLESELFGHEKGAFTGAVARRIGKFEEATGGTLLLDEISEMDVRLQSKLLRAIQERVIDRVGGTKPVPVDIRIIATSNRNLAEAVREGTFREDLLFRLNVVNLKIPPLRERPADILELAQHFVKKYAEANGVPMRPVSAEARRVLTANRWQGNVRELENTMHRAVLMAQGDEIGADAIITPDGDRLDLAKTAPAVAHATMAAEQVTRALVGRTVADVERDLILETLKHCLGNRTHAANILGISIRTLRNKLNEYSDGGIPIPPAGTPGEYPRMPMMGA; this is encoded by the coding sequence ATGCGGCTTCTCATCGTTGGCACATTGAAGGGCCAGCTCACCACCGCCACCAAGATCGCGATGGACAACGGCGCCACCGTGACCCACGCCGAGGATCACGAGCAGGCGATGCGCGTGCTGCGCGGCGGCAAGGGCGCCGACCTCCTGCTGGTCGACGTCGCCCTCGACATCCGCGACCTCGTGATGCGGCTCGAAGCCGAGCACATCCATGCCCCGATCGTCGCCTGCGGCATCACCAACGACGCCCGCGCCGCGGTCGCCGCGATCCACGCGGGGGCCAAGGAATACATCCCGCTGCCGCCCGACCCCGAGCTGATCGCCGCGGTGCTCGCGGCCGTCGCCAACGATTCCCGCGAGCTGGTCTATCGCGACGAAGCCATGGCGAAGGTGATCAAGCTGGCGCAGCAGATTGCGGGCTCCGACGCCTCGGTGATGATCACGGGCGAATCCGGCACCGGCAAGGAAGTGCTGGCCCGCTACGTCCACACCCGCTCGGCGCGCGCCAAGCGCCCCTTCATCTCGATCAACTGCGCCGCGATCCCCGAGCATCTCCTGGAATCCGAGCTGTTCGGCCACGAGAAGGGCGCCTTCACCGGCGCGGTCGCGCGCCGCATCGGCAAGTTCGAGGAAGCAACCGGCGGCACGCTGCTGCTCGACGAAATCTCGGAGATGGACGTTCGCCTGCAATCGAAATTGCTGCGCGCGATCCAGGAGCGCGTGATCGACCGCGTCGGCGGCACCAAGCCCGTGCCGGTGGACATTCGCATCATCGCGACATCGAACCGCAATCTCGCCGAGGCCGTGCGCGAAGGCACCTTCCGCGAGGACCTCCTGTTCCGCCTCAACGTCGTGAATCTGAAGATCCCGCCGCTGCGCGAACGCCCCGCCGACATTCTGGAGCTGGCCCAGCATTTCGTGAAAAAATATGCCGAGGCCAACGGCGTGCCGATGCGCCCGGTCTCGGCGGAGGCCCGCCGCGTGCTCACGGCGAACCGCTGGCAGGGCAACGTTCGCGAACTCGAAAACACCATGCACCGCGCGGTGCTGATGGCGCAGGGCGACGAGATCGGCGCGGACGCAATCATCACCCCGGACGGCGACCGCCTCGACCTCGCCAAGACGGCGCCGGCGGTGGCGCATGCCACGATGGCCGCCGAACAGGTGACGCGCGCATTGGTGGGACGCACCGTGGCCGATGTCGAGCGCGACCTGATCCTGGAGACGCTGAAGCATTGCCTCGGCAATCGCACCCATGCCGCCAACATCCTGGGGATATCGATCCGCACGCTGCGCAACAAGCTCAACGAATACTCCGACGGCGGCATCCCGATCCCGCCGGCGGGCACGCCCGGCGAATATCCGCGGATGCCGATGATGGGGGCGTAA
- a CDS encoding M20 family metallopeptidase, translating into MSEAQITDWLASQKQAMIDLLRDVVNIDSGSYDKEGVDAVGARFERHFAEHGIPFRREDHDAFGDAIHAEVAKPGSNERPVLLMGHRDTVFGKGEAGRRPFTIRDGRAYGPGVADMKSGVVMNIFVATAFHKFGGNPHPIKLLITSDEEIGSPSSRPVIEREGRAARAVFNSEPGRPTGNVVTGRKGGIFMHLAITGKAAHSGANFAAGVSAIGELAHKIVQIHALTDLDKGITLNVGLVSGGQSVNTTAPFAEGQIDLRYVDPADRARVMGAIETIVAKSYVPGTSATLTIKGEFVPVVQSAESKALFESYQAAARRAGLTTLQGEFSGGCADSGFTAAVGTPTICGLGPVGGLAHTPEEYLELDSIVPRAQALALAILRG; encoded by the coding sequence ATGTCTGAAGCTCAAATCACGGACTGGCTGGCGTCGCAGAAGCAGGCGATGATCGATCTGCTCCGCGATGTCGTGAACATCGATTCCGGCTCCTATGACAAGGAAGGCGTCGATGCGGTCGGTGCGCGGTTCGAGCGGCATTTTGCCGAGCACGGCATTCCGTTCCGGCGCGAGGACCACGACGCCTTCGGCGACGCGATCCATGCCGAGGTGGCAAAGCCCGGCAGCAACGAGAGGCCGGTGCTGTTGATGGGACATCGCGACACCGTGTTCGGCAAGGGTGAGGCCGGGCGGCGGCCGTTCACGATTCGAGACGGACGCGCCTACGGTCCCGGCGTCGCCGACATGAAGTCCGGCGTCGTGATGAACATCTTCGTGGCGACCGCCTTCCACAAATTCGGCGGCAACCCGCATCCGATCAAGCTGCTGATCACCTCGGACGAGGAGATCGGCTCGCCCTCCTCCCGGCCGGTGATCGAGCGCGAAGGCCGTGCCGCCCGCGCCGTGTTCAATTCAGAGCCGGGCCGCCCCACGGGCAACGTCGTGACGGGGCGCAAGGGCGGCATCTTCATGCATTTGGCCATTACCGGCAAAGCCGCGCATTCCGGCGCCAATTTCGCCGCGGGCGTCAGCGCGATCGGCGAGCTGGCGCACAAGATCGTCCAGATCCACGCGCTCACCGATCTCGACAAGGGCATCACGCTGAATGTCGGCCTGGTCTCGGGCGGGCAGTCCGTCAACACCACGGCGCCTTTTGCCGAAGGTCAGATCGACCTGCGCTATGTCGATCCGGCCGATCGTGCGCGGGTGATGGGAGCGATCGAGACGATCGTCGCGAAATCTTACGTGCCGGGCACGAGCGCAACGCTGACCATCAAGGGCGAGTTCGTGCCGGTGGTGCAGAGCGCGGAGTCGAAAGCCCTGTTCGAAAGCTACCAGGCGGCCGCAAGGCGGGCCGGCCTCACCACGCTCCAGGGCGAATTCTCCGGCGGCTGCGCCGATTCCGGCTTCACCGCCGCCGTTGGCACGCCGACCATCTGCGGCCTCGGACCGGTCGGCGGGCTCGCACACACGCCGGAGGAATATCTCGAGCTCGACAGCATCGTGCCGCGCGCGCAGGCGCTGGCGCTGGCGATCTTGCGGGGGTGA
- a CDS encoding flavin reductase family protein translates to MNVVPRDLMTEIPVSSADFRGAMRHLTGGVSIITAGRGKDITGMTVTSVTSLSVEPPTLLVSISRDASSFPLIRRHGAFGVNILNADQLDVAERFSGKGGLKGADRFAGSRWVTAVSGVPLLAGALSAFDCEVEEIVERHSHGIVIGRVRDIKSSARTAALAYWHGRYVAVDQDEDAARLADVSLPARGRRGV, encoded by the coding sequence ATGAATGTAGTGCCCCGCGATCTCATGACTGAAATCCCCGTCTCGTCCGCCGATTTCCGCGGCGCCATGCGCCATCTCACCGGCGGCGTCAGCATCATCACCGCCGGCAGGGGCAAGGACATCACCGGCATGACGGTGACCTCGGTGACCTCGCTGTCGGTCGAGCCGCCGACGCTGCTGGTCAGCATCAGCCGCGACGCCTCCTCCTTTCCGCTGATCCGCCGCCATGGCGCCTTCGGCGTCAACATCCTCAATGCCGACCAGCTGGATGTCGCCGAGCGCTTTTCCGGCAAGGGCGGGCTGAAGGGCGCTGATCGTTTCGCAGGCAGCCGGTGGGTGACGGCGGTCTCGGGCGTTCCGCTCCTGGCGGGCGCGCTGTCGGCCTTCGATTGCGAGGTCGAGGAGATCGTCGAGCGCCACTCGCACGGCATCGTCATCGGCCGCGTCAGGGACATCAAGAGCTCGGCTCGCACCGCCGCGCTCGCCTATTGGCACGGCCGGTACGTGGCGGTCGACCAGGACGAGGACGCGGCCAGGCTCGCCGATGTCAGCCTTCCCGCGCGCGGCCGCCGCGGCGTTTGA
- a CDS encoding ATP-binding cassette domain-containing protein, whose protein sequence is MQTALRTSLPESELGSRANFAPHARVVREERAAQTTGLPLSIRALRKSFGDNEVLRGIDLHIPAGQFVAIVGKSGCGKSTLLRLIAGLDKIDAGSINFGQDIQPEDIRVMFQEPRLLPWARVLANVEVGLGRDRASQDAHARAEKALTEVGLADKRDQWPSVLSGGQKQRVALARALVSRPRVLAFDEPLGALDALTRISMQRLLERVWRDQGFTAILVTHDVAEAVALADRVLVIEDGRIAHDVTVNAVRPRQRGSAELAGLEGSILSHLLSADDRT, encoded by the coding sequence ATGCAAACAGCGCTTCGTACCTCCCTTCCCGAGTCTGAACTTGGCAGCCGCGCGAATTTCGCACCTCACGCCCGCGTGGTGCGCGAGGAACGCGCTGCGCAAACCACCGGCCTGCCGCTCAGCATCCGGGCCTTGCGCAAATCCTTCGGCGATAACGAGGTGCTGCGCGGCATCGACCTGCACATCCCAGCGGGCCAGTTCGTCGCCATCGTGGGAAAAAGCGGTTGCGGAAAGAGCACGCTGCTGCGCCTCATCGCCGGTCTGGACAAGATCGACGCCGGCAGCATCAACTTCGGCCAGGATATCCAGCCCGAGGACATCCGCGTCATGTTCCAGGAGCCGCGGCTCCTGCCCTGGGCGCGCGTGCTCGCCAACGTCGAGGTCGGCCTCGGCCGCGATCGCGCGTCGCAAGACGCGCACGCGCGCGCCGAGAAGGCGTTGACGGAGGTCGGCCTCGCCGACAAGCGCGACCAATGGCCATCAGTGCTGTCGGGCGGCCAGAAGCAGCGCGTTGCGCTCGCCCGCGCGCTGGTCTCCCGTCCGCGGGTGCTCGCCTTCGACGAGCCGCTCGGCGCGCTGGATGCGCTGACCCGCATCTCGATGCAGCGCCTTCTGGAGCGGGTCTGGCGCGACCAGGGCTTTACCGCGATCCTCGTCACCCACGATGTCGCCGAAGCGGTCGCGCTGGCGGATCGCGTGCTCGTGATCGAGGATGGTCGCATCGCCCACGATGTCACGGTCAACGCCGTCCGGCCGCGCCAGCGCGGCTCGGCCGAGCTCGCCGGCCTCGAAGGCTCGATCCTGAGCCACCTGTTATCGGCGGACGATCGTACCTAA
- the ssuC gene encoding aliphatic sulfonate ABC transporter permease SsuC — protein MSLIDSISLPRSIRLPRVDGLVQWIVPLAIIAIWQIASVTGFVPTRVLPAPSDVLLAGWKLLLSGELVRNIWVSFWRASIGFLIGGSIGFAFGLANGLSQLSARLTDTTLQMVRNVPHLALIPLVILWFGIDESAKLFLVALGVFFPIYLNTLHGIRTVDPQLIEMGRIYGMTDGELFRRVIFPGALPSIFVGIRFALGIMWLTLIVAETIAASSGLGYMAMQAREFMLIDVVVLSILIYALLGKLADSASRVLERLTLSWHPAFQKR, from the coding sequence ATGAGCCTGATCGACAGCATCTCGCTTCCGCGCAGCATCCGCCTGCCGCGGGTCGACGGCCTGGTCCAATGGATCGTGCCGCTCGCCATCATCGCGATCTGGCAAATCGCGAGCGTCACCGGCTTCGTGCCGACCCGCGTGCTGCCGGCGCCGAGCGACGTCCTGCTCGCGGGCTGGAAGCTGCTGCTCTCGGGCGAGCTCGTCCGCAACATCTGGGTTTCGTTCTGGCGCGCCTCGATCGGCTTTTTGATCGGCGGCAGCATCGGCTTCGCCTTCGGCCTCGCCAACGGCCTGTCGCAGCTCTCGGCCAGGCTGACCGACACCACGCTGCAGATGGTGCGCAACGTGCCGCATCTGGCGCTGATCCCGCTGGTCATCCTCTGGTTCGGCATCGACGAGAGCGCAAAACTGTTCCTGGTGGCGCTCGGCGTTTTCTTCCCGATCTACCTCAACACGCTGCACGGCATCCGCACCGTCGATCCGCAGTTGATCGAGATGGGACGCATCTACGGCATGACCGACGGCGAATTGTTCCGCCGCGTGATCTTCCCGGGCGCGCTGCCGTCGATCTTCGTCGGCATCCGCTTCGCGCTCGGCATCATGTGGCTGACCCTGATCGTCGCCGAGACCATCGCGGCGTCCTCCGGCCTCGGCTACATGGCGATGCAGGCGCGCGAGTTCATGCTGATCGACGTCGTCGTGCTCTCGATCCTGATCTATGCCCTGCTCGGCAAGCTCGCCGACAGCGCCTCCCGCGTGCTGGAGCGCCTGACGCTCTCCTGGCACCCCGCCTTCCAGAAACGTTGA
- the ssuD gene encoding FMNH2-dependent alkanesulfonate monooxygenase: MSKQSNANILWFLPTHGDGRYLGTGIGGREVNFNYLRQIAQAADQLGYFGVLLPTGRSCEDSWIVASSVAPFTERLRYLVAVRPGLQSPSVAARMTATLDRVSNGRLLVNVVTGGDPVENKGDGIFLGHDERYEVTREFLGVYSDLLAGKTVNVEGKHIHVEGGKLLFPPVQSPRPPLYFGGSSDAGIDVAVDTVDKYLTWGEPPALVAEKIAKVREVAAARGRKLSFGIRLHVIVRETNEAAWRDANELIRHVSDDTIALAQKNFARMDSVGQQRMAQLHGGKRDKLEIAPNLWAGVGLVRGGAGTALVGDAQTVAARIREYQDLGIDTFIMSGYPHLEEAYRFAELVFPLLALEQPSNVTKLHFNGGPFGETVGSDFRPQHRVSQS; encoded by the coding sequence ATGAGCAAGCAATCCAACGCCAACATCCTCTGGTTCCTGCCGACCCACGGCGACGGCCGCTATCTCGGCACCGGCATCGGTGGCCGCGAGGTCAATTTCAACTATCTGCGCCAGATCGCGCAGGCCGCCGACCAGCTCGGCTATTTCGGCGTGCTGCTGCCGACCGGGCGCTCCTGCGAGGATTCCTGGATCGTTGCCTCGTCCGTCGCGCCGTTCACCGAGCGGCTGCGCTACCTCGTCGCCGTCAGGCCCGGCCTGCAATCGCCCAGCGTCGCTGCGCGCATGACCGCGACGCTGGATCGCGTAAGCAATGGCCGGCTGCTCGTCAACGTCGTCACCGGCGGCGATCCCGTCGAGAACAAGGGCGACGGCATCTTCCTCGGCCATGACGAGCGCTACGAGGTCACCCGCGAGTTCCTGGGCGTCTATAGCGACCTGCTCGCCGGCAAGACCGTCAATGTCGAGGGCAAGCACATCCATGTCGAGGGCGGCAAGCTCTTGTTCCCGCCGGTGCAGTCGCCGCGGCCGCCGCTGTATTTCGGTGGCTCCTCCGATGCCGGCATCGACGTCGCGGTCGATACCGTTGACAAATATCTCACCTGGGGCGAGCCGCCGGCGCTGGTGGCCGAGAAGATCGCGAAGGTGAGGGAGGTCGCAGCCGCGCGCGGCAGAAAGCTTTCCTTCGGCATTCGCCTTCACGTGATCGTCCGCGAGACCAATGAAGCGGCCTGGCGCGATGCCAACGAGCTGATCAGGCATGTCAGCGACGACACCATTGCGCTGGCGCAGAAGAACTTTGCCCGCATGGATTCCGTCGGCCAGCAGCGGATGGCGCAGCTCCACGGCGGCAAGCGCGACAAGCTCGAGATCGCGCCGAACCTGTGGGCCGGCGTCGGCCTCGTGCGTGGCGGCGCCGGCACGGCGCTGGTCGGCGACGCCCAGACCGTGGCGGCCCGTATCAGGGAGTATCAGGATCTCGGCATCGATACCTTCATCATGTCGGGCTACCCTCATTTGGAGGAGGCCTACCGTTTCGCCGAGCTGGTGTTCCCGCTGCTTGCGCTGGAGCAACCTTCCAACGTCACCAAGCTGCACTTCAACGGCGGTCCGTTCGGCGAGACGGTCGGCAGCGATTTCCGTCCGCAGCACCGGGTGTCGCAGTCATGA
- a CDS encoding sulfonate ABC transporter substrate-binding protein, which translates to MRRIIQRLIAAIVLSIGIVAAAVGTSYGQDKVIRIGYQKYGKLVLLKSKGTLEPKLAADGYKVVWTEFPSGPPLLEALNVGAIDFGNTGEAPPIFAQAAGAPIQYVAYEPPAPQGEAILVPKDSPLKSVAELKGKKVALNKGSNVHYLLVKALEKAGVKYSEVEQVFLAPADARAAFERGAVDAWVIWDPFQAAAEAATGARTLADGSGIVANYQFYFSSKKFLDANPKVVDVVLAELSTVDDWAKGDIHAVAEQLAPTIGLSVPVVEVALKRQSYGIKPITDAVIADQQRVADAFFALGLIPKSIRISDVTRKSGS; encoded by the coding sequence ATGAGGCGTATCATCCAGCGTCTGATCGCGGCCATCGTGCTGTCGATCGGCATCGTCGCCGCCGCCGTCGGCACCTCTTACGGACAGGACAAGGTGATCCGCATCGGCTACCAGAAATACGGCAAGCTGGTGCTGCTGAAGAGCAAGGGCACGCTGGAGCCGAAGCTCGCCGCCGACGGCTACAAGGTGGTGTGGACCGAATTCCCGTCGGGCCCGCCGCTGCTCGAGGCGCTCAATGTCGGCGCCATCGATTTCGGCAACACCGGCGAAGCCCCGCCGATCTTCGCGCAGGCCGCCGGCGCGCCGATCCAGTACGTCGCCTATGAACCGCCGGCCCCACAAGGCGAGGCGATCCTGGTGCCGAAGGATAGCCCGCTGAAATCGGTAGCCGAACTCAAAGGCAAGAAGGTCGCGCTGAACAAGGGCTCCAACGTCCACTATCTCCTGGTCAAGGCGCTGGAGAAGGCGGGCGTGAAATACTCGGAAGTCGAGCAGGTATTCCTGGCCCCCGCCGATGCGCGCGCGGCCTTCGAGCGCGGCGCGGTCGATGCCTGGGTGATCTGGGATCCCTTCCAGGCCGCCGCAGAAGCCGCCACCGGCGCCCGTACGCTGGCTGACGGCTCCGGCATCGTCGCCAATTACCAGTTCTATTTCTCTTCGAAGAAGTTTCTAGATGCCAACCCGAAAGTCGTGGACGTCGTGCTCGCCGAGCTCAGCACCGTTGACGACTGGGCCAAGGGTGACATCCACGCGGTCGCCGAGCAGCTGGCCCCGACGATCGGCCTTTCGGTCCCCGTGGTCGAGGTCGCCTTGAAGCGACAGTCCTACGGCATCAAGCCGATCACCGACGCCGTTATCGCCGATCAGCAGCGGGTGGCTGATGCGTTCTTCGCGCTCGGCCTCATCCCGAAATCCATCAGGATCTCCGACGTCACCCGGAAGTCTGGATCGTGA
- a CDS encoding sulfonate ABC transporter substrate-binding protein encodes MQRRDFLKLSIGTAAAAAIAAPAIAQGTVKEIRIGYQKTGVLVIARQQASLEKHFTALGVDVKWIEFSSGPPMMEAMNVGSVDFGAVGDSPPVFAQAAGAAIVYAAGQPITNGQGILVPKDSAIRDIAGLKGKRVGFTKGSSAHNVVVQTLEKAGLTYADITPVYLTPPDAGPAFANGSIEAWAIWDPYFAIGETRQNGRILINAREVTKTNSFYIANRDFAKNHGTILRQIVDVTTAAGSWAEQHRDEVARSLAAITGVPLDIQTVAANRANFVVGPVTDEIVATQQGVADRFYKLGLIPKPIAIRDIVWRNPAA; translated from the coding sequence ATGCAGCGTCGTGACTTTCTCAAACTATCGATCGGAACTGCGGCTGCCGCAGCGATCGCCGCGCCTGCAATCGCGCAAGGCACTGTGAAGGAAATTCGTATCGGCTATCAGAAGACCGGCGTGCTGGTGATCGCGCGCCAGCAGGCGAGCTTGGAAAAACATTTCACTGCCTTGGGCGTCGACGTGAAATGGATCGAGTTCTCCTCGGGCCCGCCGATGATGGAAGCGATGAATGTCGGCAGCGTGGATTTCGGCGCGGTCGGCGACTCTCCGCCGGTGTTCGCGCAAGCCGCCGGGGCTGCGATCGTCTATGCCGCGGGCCAGCCCATCACCAACGGGCAGGGCATCCTGGTGCCGAAGGACTCGGCGATCCGCGACATCGCCGGCCTCAAGGGCAAGCGCGTCGGCTTCACCAAGGGCTCCAGCGCCCACAACGTCGTGGTGCAGACGCTGGAGAAGGCCGGTCTCACCTATGCCGACATCACGCCGGTCTATCTGACGCCGCCGGATGCGGGCCCGGCCTTTGCCAATGGCAGCATCGAAGCCTGGGCGATCTGGGATCCGTACTTCGCGATCGGCGAGACCAGGCAGAACGGCCGCATCCTGATCAATGCGCGCGAGGTCACCAAGACGAATTCCTTCTACATCGCCAATCGCGATTTCGCGAAGAACCATGGAACGATCCTGCGGCAGATCGTCGACGTGACGACCGCCGCGGGCAGTTGGGCTGAACAGCACCGCGACGAGGTCGCCAGATCGCTCGCTGCGATCACCGGCGTCCCGCTGGACATCCAGACCGTCGCCGCCAACCGCGCCAACTTCGTGGTCGGTCCCGTCACCGACGAGATCGTCGCAACCCAGCAGGGCGTCGCCGACCGCTTCTACAAGCTCGGCCTGATCCCAAAGCCGATCGCGATTCGCGACATCGTCTGGCGCAACCCGGCAGCCTGA
- a CDS encoding cytochrome P450 encodes MSTAPRIDIDPAAFWADPYPMLAKMRKDAPIAFVPQLGSTLLTSRDDISISEKQIDVFSSHQPAGLMNRLMGHNMMRKDGEAHQVERRAMFPTVSPRTVKAHWTAQFQAHADRIIDAIEPGRTDFMRDFALPFSGECLKSITGLTNIRYEDMDAWSQGMIEGIANYAGDPAVEARCHAATSGIDAAIDDILPVMHKHPDQSILGVLLASGMPMESVRANVKLAISGGQNEPRKAIAGTVWALLTHPEQLDLVRRGEVTWLQAFEEYARWISPIGMSPRRIAKPWSIRDVAFELDERVFLMFGSANRDEKHFDRADQFDVRRDLTKSVAFGAGPHFCAGAWASRAMIADVALPTVFARAKKLEIADDEPVRIGGWAFRGLQNLPVRWGH; translated from the coding sequence TTGAGCACCGCGCCGCGCATCGACATCGACCCGGCCGCGTTCTGGGCCGACCCTTATCCGATGCTTGCGAAGATGCGGAAGGACGCGCCGATCGCCTTCGTGCCGCAGCTCGGCTCGACGCTGCTGACGAGCCGCGACGACATCTCGATCTCCGAGAAGCAGATCGACGTGTTCTCCTCGCACCAGCCCGCCGGCCTGATGAACCGGCTGATGGGCCACAACATGATGCGCAAGGACGGCGAGGCGCACCAGGTCGAGCGCCGCGCGATGTTCCCGACGGTGTCGCCGAGGACGGTGAAGGCGCATTGGACCGCGCAATTCCAGGCGCATGCGGATCGCATCATCGACGCGATCGAGCCGGGCCGGACTGATTTCATGCGCGACTTCGCGCTGCCGTTCTCCGGCGAATGCCTGAAGTCGATCACCGGACTCACCAACATCCGCTATGAGGACATGGACGCGTGGTCGCAAGGCATGATCGAGGGCATCGCCAATTACGCCGGCGATCCCGCCGTCGAGGCGCGCTGCCATGCCGCGACGTCGGGAATCGACGCTGCGATCGACGACATCCTGCCGGTGATGCACAAGCATCCCGACCAGAGCATCCTCGGCGTCCTTCTCGCCTCCGGCATGCCGATGGAGAGCGTGCGCGCAAATGTAAAACTTGCGATCTCCGGCGGCCAGAACGAACCGCGCAAGGCGATCGCCGGCACGGTATGGGCGCTGCTGACCCATCCCGAGCAGCTCGACCTCGTGCGCAGGGGAGAGGTGACCTGGTTGCAGGCGTTCGAGGAATATGCCCGCTGGATCTCGCCGATCGGCATGTCGCCGCGCCGTATTGCAAAGCCCTGGAGCATTCGCGACGTCGCATTCGAGCTTGATGAGCGCGTGTTCCTGATGTTCGGCTCCGCCAATCGGGACGAAAAGCATTTCGACCGCGCCGATCAGTTCGACGTGCGCCGCGACCTGACCAAGAGCGTCGCGTTCGGCGCCGGCCCGCATTTTTGCGCCGGCGCCTGGGCGTCCCGCGCCATGATCGCCGATGTCGCGCTACCGACCGTGTTTGCGCGGGCGAAGAAGCTGGAGATCGCCGATGATGAGCCGGTGCGGATCGGCGGCTGGGCCTTTCGCGGCCTGCAGAATCTGCCGGTGAGATGGGGGCACTGA